One Pogona vitticeps strain Pit_001003342236 chromosome ZW-PAR, PviZW2.1, whole genome shotgun sequence genomic window, TTCTCGAATCGCagcgtccagaactggacacaataaacacacacacccccgaggaGGCCTCACCCGGGCCGAACAGAGGGGACCTCgtgagatttggagactagacTTCTCTTAATGCCTCCTAAAATCGccttggccttttttgcagctccGTTGCCACCGTGGGCTCCTGTTCAATTTGAGACCTGCAGCCTTTCCAAGGACGTGAGCCACCGTGCGGTCCTGCTCCCTGCCGGTTCGTTGGCACCGTGGGTCAGTTTATGCCAGAATAGAATCGTGACGTTGGAAGGGGAcccctaaggccatccagtccaacccccctgctcaaggcaggaatcccaagtcGAAGCGGATCTGACTGGGAGTGGATTTTTTTAGCCCACCCGCCCCGTGCAAGTACGAGCCACCTTCCCGCGGAACCAGGACGCCCTGATGCCAGCTGAGAAAACGTGGGGAAGGGTACCCAAATTCGAAAGCCACCCGACGcacaaaaaaaatccagtttttctccccctcttgGAGGAGATTCTTGGAGACCAGGGGAGGTACCGCTATTGGGAGCCGCGGCCCCGAAACCTCTAATTGCCCGGGATTTAAGAGCAATAAACCCGAAGATCTCTTCCGAGCAAGACAAGGGGGCCTCTGAGCATATCTGAATGGCACATCCTGAAGTTGCCAAGGTGATTTCCCCCAAATCTTTTAGATTTCAGGTCCTCCGTCCGAAGGAGGGCCGTCCGCCCCAAACGTTTGGGTTTGAGTGCCGAAACCTGAGACGAAGCCCCATGGACGGGAGGGGAGGGTTGTAGTCGGTTGACTCCGATTTCATGGGGCGGTGAATCCGCTTTGGGTTTTACTCCGATCTTTAAAGGGGTTGTCCTTGCTGCTGAAACCGTGGAGGGAGGCACCTTCGGGTCCAGCAGCTCGGGAACGCGCCTAAGAAGTTCGGATTAAAACCCGGCACAGATTCGCCGCCACCTCGGTTGACACCGGGAGTCAAACTGCTTCCACAATGTCCAGCATTGGGCTGTCATTGCAAATATATATAGATACCCAAGCTAGCTGGAGTTCCAGGCTGcttttattccccccctccccaaaaaaagtaacttcgaGAAGCTCTGAAGCCACGGGCGCATGCGTTGCTGTGCTTTCATGGCCACTGACCTAAAAGGGAGCAGAGATGGTCACTCTTCACTTTTTCATAGCTCTATAATCCAGGCTCCTCCCCTGAAAGGGGAAGACAACGGCGCTCTGAGGCGCGCTTTTATGACGTCACGCCCTCGCTCCCTGAAGCCGCGGGCCCCCCCCGTTCCGAGGGGCCGGGGCGCGCGTGCGCACTAATGACACCGCGCCCCTCTCACTACAAAAGGGAAACGCGCCgggaacggggggggggttgtttggtgATGTCGTCATCACCGCGCGCGGCGGCAGGGCAGAGAAACAAAGGGCGCCATAGTTGTTCCTGCCAACGCAGCTGGTTTTGAGGGCAGGCTGAGCGATGCCGGCGGGGAAGGTTTTCCGTCGGAGGAAGGTGGActcggaggaggaagaggatgatgaCGAGCAGCTGGCCGAGGAGATCCGGTGGGTGCCGGTAGAGCCCCCGCATCCCTTTGTTTATTCAGCGTCATGTCGTTTCTGCCGCTGGGACGGCTTATCCGCGGGACCGGTATCGGCTGAGTGGCTCCTTCCCGGTCTGAGGACGTTAGAAAACGTTAAAAGCCACATCCTAGAATAACATGCCCTATGACTCCCCGTATCCAGGGGGGGATCGGTTCTAGGGgccccgcggatgctgaaaaacgcggatGATAGCGAACGCTAGTTTAACGATGAAGGGGATACAGGGGGGTGGGCTCTggcgccctctagtggccagttctggtatcTGGTGGCCTCAACAGGTCTGTATCCTTCAGGTTAAAGCTGGAAGAAGCCAAAGAAGTGCAGAGTCTAAGGAAAAGAGCCAGCGGAGTGAGGTAAGGGGGGAGGTTTCTTCCACGGTGGAACGTCATGGCATCATGGGAGTTGTTGTCCGAGAACCTCTTTCTCTGCCTTGTTTGCATCCATACCCCCCGGGGGGGGTGTCTTTCGTGCTGGGAATAAAATGGTAtcaaaaaaaggggagaaatctAATATTGGACGATGCCGAGACCGCCATTTGTTGTCAAGCTGGGGATAAACTGGgaattcttccttcctctcttgaaaccccccccccttttgtgtgtctttttttgcCCCAAGTGCTGCCGCCCTGCTGGTGGGGGAGAAGTTACAAGAGGAGGCCACCTTGGCGGTAAGATCAACGAGCAAAGAATCCATCATATAATACAAGCCTAGAACGGcagaggtggggggaaaggggacCTCggggggtcatccagtccagcccttgtcaagcagACCAATCAGGGACCACATTAAAGCAAATATGTAGTCTTTCTAAATGTTTCCCTTCCCTGCCAGGACGACCCTTTCAAGATCAAGGCCGGCGGCATGGTGGacatgaagaaactgaaagagcGGGGCAAAGAGAAGTGAGGATGATtccctttttttggggagggagtACATTTTTTTAGAAGATTAGCCAAGAAAAGGCTAATGGGAAAGACGTCGTTAGCCATTATTCTACTTGATTCATCTCCATCTTAGTTGCGAATAATTTGTTGTGTTAAAGGAATCAGCGAAGGCCTAGTTTTCGTGGAGGTGGCCGACTGCTTTTCAGTGCAGGTCAGGgatccatcatcatcataatgataATAATGGGACCCTGCATAAGTCCATTAGAAAAACCTCTGCACACAGAAAGCTAGCATTTGAGGGGAAACGTCCGGGCGGTTCTTCCTCAAACTTGCATTTTCTGCTTCTGTCTCCGTGAAAGGATCAACGAAGAGGAGGACCTCAATTTGGGGACGTCTTTTTCTGCTGAGACAAACCGGAGGGATGAAGATGCTGACATGTAAGTGGTTTTGCAATGTTTCATTATTAAAATGAGAAGAACGTCAACGTAATGACGTTTCCTGGAAGTTTGTCCTGACTGTCCAAGGAACGATGGTATGGCCGTTCTAAGACGATAAAATGAGCCAGCTGACCCTAAAGGCAAAAGAGGAAGAACGAAGCTTCCTTTtgcaggcattttaaaaacaggagaGCGAGCCTGAAAGGGGAATCGTCAGCTGGCTTGAGGCTTTGCTACGTATTGATCAGTGGTGATAGTGGGGTGTTTCTCTGTCTTCAGGATGAAGTACATAGAAACGGAGCTGAAGAAGCGGAAGGGGATCGTGGAGAGCGAGGAGCAGAAAGTGAAGGCGAAAAACGCCGAGGACTGTCTCTACGAACTTCCCGAGAGCATCCGGGTCTCCTCGGCTAAGAAGACGGAAGAGATGCTCTCCAACCAGATGCTCAGCGGCATTCCCGAGGTGGACCTCGGCATCGAGTAGGTGACCGGAGCGGCTGTCTTCTTTAGTGGCACCGCTTCCATTGGGGTGAGCTTGTCCTGCCTCGCAGGAACGCCGTGAGCCTCGAAGCAGGGAGGTGTGGGCTGCCTTGCTGCGGTTGGACGGAAATGGAGCGAAGCTATCCTGTAATAATGGGGTGAGTTCGGGTAGAGGAGGAGAGGACGAGACACCAACGGAAGTGGGAATGCGCGGCGGCTttcaagcaaagcaaaatatgcCACTTAAGGATAATCTCATAGCACTTAACGCTCTCTCTCAGCGGCTTGCGGTGGAATTGTGCAGGCTAAACGTTGTCCACtgccccccaagcaagctgggtccttcgtttaccaacctcaggaggatggaaggctgagttaaccttgagccggctgcctcAGCCGATCAGGATCTAACTAACACCCCTGTTGTGCGGTCAGAATTCAACTGCTGGGTGACTTCTTCCTTAATCtagaattgttattttttttctgtgtccaACGGGaagcatctctctttctcttttagagCCAAGATCAAAAACATCATCTCTACAGAGGAAGCCAAGGCGCGGCTGCTGGCCgagcagcaaaataaaaagaaggaCAGTGAAACCTCTTTCGTGCCCACTAATATGGCGGTGAACTACGTCCAGCATAATCGATGTAAGTCTCtgttctctgtgtgtctgtgcggGCGGTCTGGGGTTAAGGCAGCTTCCGGGGGGGGTCTCAAAACTGCTCATGTCCACCCTCGATATTTGCTCGGCTCCTCTTTTCTCCTGTATGTCAAAAAAATCACCCTTTTCCTGGTTTGAGACAAACCATGGTTTCCTGTTCCCTTAGAATGGGCAAACTGTGGTTTCTACGTTACCATACATATGAGCATTGGAAACCATGATTTGATCATGGTTTGTCGGGCGGGTCCAAAGCAGACATTGTTAGTTCAGAAGTCAAATCACGGTTTGGTGTTACATCTGAATCTGATATAGTTGCTTGAGCCCATGTCAGCTTATGTTACATTCTGAATTGGCTCAATGTTCTTTTTCAGTTTATCACGAAGAGCTCAATGCGCCGATCAGAAGGAATAAAGAAGAACCCAAGGCCCGTCCGCTGAGAGTGGGAGATACCGAGAAACCGGAACCAGAAAGTAAGTGCCAGCAAAAGTTATGGGTTATTTCAATGAGCAGGTCTTTTCTGGGGCTAATGGATCTGAATGACCCCTTCCAGCCAAACATGCCCTCAATTACTTATAACAGGGATGGTTCCTAGTGATATACTGTTGCTAGGATTTGCGGCATACAAGCTGGATGATAAATTCCAGTTCCTCAGCCTTATGGATCTCACATATGCAGCCAAATTACCCAAACCGGTGTTTGGGTTTCCTGTTGGTTGACTCAGAGACACCACTTTAAAAGAAGATGATCGTGTGCCGGTTCTTAATAGCCACATGTAATCCTCTTAATTACATGTTTCGTCATAAAATAGATGTGGCTGCTAAAATCGTAGTGCGGCGACAGGGTGTGTTAAcagtcatcatcatcctcttagaactgcaaagctgaaagAGTCAtgcagtccagcccctgtgatgGAGGcagagcggggattcgaactcccagcgtCTGGCTCCTCAGCCGGAGGCCTAAACAGCCAAAATGGGGTTTGTCAAGGACGAACTGcgggatagctcaggggttgtggttgtggagccagaggttgggagtttgaatccccgctgggggcctccttggcaagggctggactggatgaccttatagggtcccttccagcactgcagttctaagatgataattttATGCTCAAATAGCACGGGACGTTGGCCCCATATTGCAGGTTCCGGTGATGAAAAGGTATGCTTGCAGCTGGCCTGCGTCAACGCTGGCTGTGGTTTCAAGCTTACCTCTGTCATTCTTTTATGCTTCAACCAAACTCCAATCTCGGCTTCTGTTCGGTTTACAGAGTCTCCCCTGAACCGCAAGCGACCGCCCAACGAGAAGGCCACCGACGACTACCACTACGAGAAGTTCAAGAAGATGAACCGTCGCTACTGAAGCCGAATGATCTGGGTTacgccaggaaaaaaaaaactgtatattTTTTCTGGCCTCCGCTGGCCGGCAAAAGAGGTGTAAATATGGTGTGAAAATGGAAAAGGGTCCTTTCCTTTGGTGAATCTTCGTGTCGTCTTACGTTTTCTCCCTGAAACGTTGTCCAGAGATCTCTCGGTCGTCCTTTCCGTGTTTCTAATGTATGttttttcaagtacagtacaaAGCTTTCTGTTTTAAACAAAACTGGATTggaggactctgtgtgtgtgtgtgtgtgtgtgtgtattctcagAGGTGATGATAATTGCTCGTTAATTGTGCTTACATCCAATTTTTATTCTTAGGAGTTCAAGGTAGTTGATAGAATCCTCCCTCCACCCTGATTTTCATCATCACAACAAGCCAATGGCTTTCCACTGATGGTCACCTTTTGGAAAGATTCTCCGATGCCTTAAAAAGCAGGCTTCTGTTGAGTAACCTTGTGCTCTTATTTGAATAACATCCGTCCGTCAGTGGCAGTTTTGCTGGAAGCACGCTGGAAGCCAGTTCATCTCGGTTGCCGACGAGCCCTTCTCCTGGGGACTGCCtagttttatttcttcatttataaATACTTGGGGCAACTTGGTCTTGAATAGGCTATTCAGACCCATTAACctgacaaaagacctgctcccgGTAAACAGCCACAATTAGGTTTTTTCAGCAGAGATTCTTGCAGACAGAATGCTGGGAAACGTGACTTAAATGGTTTCAAAGACTCAAGAGAGATGGGGGCGGATCAAGCAGCATGTCTTAGTAATGGCATTCTGAACCTTCATGTGCAGTGACAGTCTACCTTTTGTTCAGTGGAGACCAATTGGTTACAGCACATGGGGTGCTGCCTCAGTGGAGTCTCCTGCTTCTTCCACCCAGTCCACTCTTGCCTGCCTCTTGACCAGAGGCAAAGGGTCACACGATtctgctttgatcctttcctgtggaactccctgcctcaTGCTCTACACGAGTGTATGTCTTTCTGGcagtgaggaggagaaggaaaacggGAAAACCtctcagaatcctattggttaaaTAGCGTAAATGCCCTGGCATCAATCACAGTGCCATGTGTAACAACCCAGTCCCTTTCTCTCCCTGTCACACACCATCTCACACAATGACCGGTGCAAAGGGAGGGGACGTCATTTACTGCCGTAATTTTCGCCATTGCGCAGACGTTattaaccaataggattctgcccattgATCACAGACGAATAGGTCAACGGCCCTGCTTTGAAACCAGGCACCAAGAGGACTTAAATCTTAGACCGgcagagctggacgggaccctgtggatcatcatgaAGTCCGGCCTCtttcaaggaagcccagtggggggattcgatctcccaacctctggcgccaCAGCCGGAGACCTCAACCCACTGAGTTCTCCAGCAATTCGAATTTTGCTTTGGCCTGGAGAAGCAAACGCCGGTGGGAATATATGTCTTGTCTTGGGGGCCAGGTGTCGCCTTCTGCTCCCCCAACGGATTGTCTCCCTGCCTTTATGCGCACCTCTGCGCGGACACTTCTGAAGTGGCGTGTGGCTCCCAATTCTCCCCACGAAGGGCTGCCGCGCCATCAGCCGTGGCGAGCCCCAGCCGATGCAACCTTAGGGTGCCGGTAGAGGGGCTCCGAACCTCTCCGTCGTGGGTGCTTGTGAGCCTCTGATCGGCCGCCACGGGAAACGGAGCCACGGACACTTTGGACTTTGAGATTCCCTCCAGGCAAGGCCGTCCAAGCGTGTTTTGTTTGCAAGGGGAACGTCCAGGGTCAGGAACTATGTGACGCTGCATCGCCGTATTGTCTACTTCGCCTCCAGATGACTCAGCCGCGGAGATGCCCCTGCATCGGAACCTGGAAGCGGGAGAGACTTTTAAACTCCCTTAACTCCATGGCTGGCATGGCCCTTGAGCACGCGGGTCAGGGATTCTGGGGTCTGTAGTCCCAAGAAATAAGGCCTGCGCGCTCTGAACGGGATGGAGGTGGCGTGGAAAGAAGGACCGACTGTTGACGTGGGGCCTGGCTTCCCATGTCAATATCACATGCTGGGGAAAAACAGCCCCCAAAACCTGGTGATTCTCTGATTTCAACATGttatcttcctctctctctccttggacTTAGACCCGTAGTCACAAGGCCCGGAAGACTGCAGAGTTGCCAAATTCCTTCCCCAGGGGGGCTCCTGCATCTTGAGCAGAAAAAAAACTGACCCGCAGAGagccattcattcattgattgaatcattcattcattcattcattcattcattcattcattcattcattcattcattcattcattcattcgttcattcattcgatttatatcccttTCTCAGGAGCGCCGAGGCACCgttctaggcggtttacaacaaatgtaatgcaagacaaaaaaataaaggtaaaagCAGTTTGCCAATAACCGTTAAAAACATTTCTGGGACCCTTCGTTGGATTAATAAGCTTGGCTTGTTCGGGTGATGCCTGGGGTGCCAGAGCACTACAAACAGTGGGAAACATCGCAGCAGTTGCCTTCAAGCTTTGGTGCAAAACCTCATCCATGTTTGCTCCCCAGTCAAGTTTTAGACCGAAGTTGTGAatggactctgtgtgtgtgtgtgtgtgtttgagtgtgtgtgtgtgtgatgtccaGCGTGCATGCACCTCCCTTACTCCGGGCTCCTCCCCTTCAGCCAAGGGCCCCCGGACTTTATATTTTGGAATTGGCTAGCCAAGACGGATAGTGCCCTTTCCCCCCCCTGCTTTGCGAGTGGCACCATTCTGTCGGAAGCTGAGTTCCTCTCGTGCGGGTAAGTCAGATTTTTAAACTTTGCAAGAAAGACGGTGTTCCTTAAAGCAGGAGAagcttttttttccagcccttcTATTGCAACTTGGTCTCCGATtaccttgtttctctctctcttgagggGTCTCTACATGGAAAAGGGCTCGAGAAATACCatagtgttgtttttttaccaTCCTGGAGCGGTGGGTCTCTCGGAAGGAAGCCTTGGTTGGATTATAACTGGATGCGGGCGCTTCCTTCCAAGGATGGGTTATCGGGAGCTGCCTACCTTATAGGTCTGTTGTGCAACGGAGCGAAGGTCTGCAACAGTGGCTGGAATATGTTGCAAAATTATTTACAAAGGACAGGGTATCCGGCGTGCCTCCGCTGGCAGGGGGCAAGACTAGATGACCTTTAAGGTGTCTTCTGACCCTATACCATGACAAAAGAGAATGGAAATGCTGCCGATGAAAGTACGTCTCAGCAGCTTTGCCCTCGATTCAGCAACAAaaactctctttttccccctccaacacTTGTTTGCTCTGCATTCTTTCTGGTGACTGGGTTGAATGCAAATGGGATGAACGGGGAAAAGAGAGAGCGAACGAACTGTTTTTGCTAACTGGGGGGAAAATAGGCTTTTGGGTGTGTTGAAATACACATCAGCTCATGAAAAGCAGTTCCCCCCCCTTGCTTAGTAACTCACGATCAGATATAGGAAGCCcaccgtttccccccccccaatgcatcaAGTGCTGTTTCA contains:
- the CZW-PARH9orf78 gene encoding splicing factor C9orf78 homolog, with the protein product MPAGKVFRRRKVDSEEEEDDDEQLAEEIRLKLEEAKEVQSLRKRASGVSAAALLVGEKLQEEATLADDPFKIKAGGMVDMKKLKERGKEKINEEEDLNLGTSFSAETNRRDEDADMMKYIETELKKRKGIVESEEQKVKAKNAEDCLYELPESIRVSSAKKTEEMLSNQMLSGIPEVDLGIEAKIKNIISTEEAKARLLAEQQNKKKDSETSFVPTNMAVNYVQHNRFYHEELNAPIRRNKEEPKARPLRVGDTEKPEPEKSPLNRKRPPNEKATDDYHYEKFKKMNRRY